A stretch of Camelina sativa cultivar DH55 chromosome 18, Cs, whole genome shotgun sequence DNA encodes these proteins:
- the LOC104761983 gene encoding subtilisin-like protease SBT4.7 isoform X1 produces MPKRADSFCLLPCLLVLLLSSVLGVIDDPQSKQVYVVYMGSLPSQLEYTPTSHHMSILQEVTGESSMEGLLVRSYKRSFNGFAARLTESERQRVAEMEGVVSVFPNKKLQLQTTASWDFMGLKEGTNTKRNLAIESDTIIGMIDTGIWPESESFSDKGFGPPPKKWKGVCSGGKNFTCNNKLIGARDYTSEGVRDRDGHGTHTASTAAGNAVANTSFFGIGNGTARGGVPASRIAAYKVCSETECTSASVLAAFDDAIADGVDLISISIGGRYPNRYENDTISIGAFHAMAKGILTVHAAGNSPTLPTPARIVSVAPWILTVGASNTNREFITKVVLGNGKTLVGRSVNAFDLKGKMYPLVFEDYLTKGKILVSRYPFSAEAAVASIFRDDYEYYADVSSTPFSLLPPDEFDSLVSYINCTKSPQGSVLKTESIFNQTAPTIASFSARGPNTIAVDLLKPDVTAPGVEILAAYSPLSQPASEGIDKRRVNYSVLSGTSMACPHVAGVAAYIKTFHPEWSPSVIQSAIMTTTWPMNANTTVLTSTDVLAPTEFASGAGHVDPIAALNPGLVYELTKSDHIAFLCGLNYTSKTLQLIAGEAVTCSGETLPRNLNYPSMSAQISKTNSSFTVTFKRTVTNLGTPNSTYKSKIVLNRGSKLSAKVSPSVLSFKRVNEKQSFTVTVSGNNLNRKQPSSANLMWSDGTHNVRSVIVVYTDDYRSP; encoded by the exons atgccGAAACGAGCAGATTCCTTTTGTCTCCTCCCATGTCTCCTTGTCTTGTTATTGAGTTCAGTCTTAGGAGTCATAGATGATCCTCAAAGTAAACAA GTGTATGTTGTGTACATGGGCTCACTTCCCTCTCAACTGGAATACACACCAACATCGCATCATATGAGTATTCTTCAAGAAGTCACGGGAGAAAG TTCGATGGAAGGTCTTTTGGTGAGAAGTTACAAGAGGAGTTTCAATGGGTTTGCAGCCCGGCTCACTGAGTCAGAACGACAAAGAGTAGCGG AAATGGAGGGAGTTGTGTCTGTGTTCCCAAACAAGAAGTTACAACTCCAAACGACAGCGTCTTGGGATTTCATGGGGTTGAAGGAAGGTACGAATACAAAGCGAAACTTGGCCATAGAAAGCGATACTATCATCGGCATGATCGACACTGGGATTTGGCCGGAATCCGAGAGCTTTTCCGACAAAGGGTTTGGTCCTCCTCCCAAAAAATGGAAAGGTGTTTGTTCCGGTGGCAAAAACTTCACTTGCAACAA taaGTTGATCGGAGCAAGAGACTACACAAGCGAAGGCGTCAGGGACAGAGATGGCCACGGTACACACACAGCGTCCACAGCGGCTGGAAACGCAGTTGCGAATACAAGCTTCTTTGGAATAGGCAATGGAACGGCAAGAGGTGGTGTTCCAGCTTCTAGAATCGCAGCTTACAAAGTCTGCTccgagacagagtgtacctcggCATCTGTACTGGCAGCCTTTGATGACGCGATCGCAGACGGTGTTGACCTCATCAGCATCTCTATCGGGGGAAGGTATCCCAACCGGTACGAAAACGACACGATTTCGATCGGGGCTTTTCACGCTATGGCTAAAGGGATTCTAACAGTGCACGCAGCAGGTAATTCTCCGACTCTTCCGACTCCGGCCAGAATCGTGAGTGTAGCGCCGTGGATCTTAACAGTTGGAGCTAGCAACACAAACCGTGAGTTTATCACCAAAGTTGTTTTGGGAAACGGCAAGACACTTGTC ggGAGATCAGTGAATGCTTTTGATCTGAAAGGGAAGATGTATCCTCTTGTGTTCGAAGACTATTTAACGAAAGGAAAGATCTTGGTTTCCAGATATCCATTTAGTGCAGAAGCAGCTGTTGCATCCATTTTTAGAGACGACTACGAATACTATGCCGACGTTAGCTCCACGCCCTTCTCTCTTCTACCACCAGACGAATTTGACTCTCTCGTCTCTTACATTAACTGCACAAA GTCTCCGCAAGGATCTGTTCTGAAAACTGAGTCAATCTTTAATCAAACAGCTCCTACAATTGCTTCCTTCTCTGCTCGCGGTCCAAACACCATTGCAGTTGATCTTCTTAAg CCAGATGTAACAGCACCAGGAGTGGAGATCCTCGCTGCCTATTCACCTTTGTCTCAGCCAGCATCCGAAGGGATCGACAAAAGACGTGTCAACTACTCTGTTTTGTCCGGAACTTCTATGGCTTGTCCACACGTTGCAGGCGTGGCTGCTTACATCAAGACTTTTCATCCTGAATGGTCTCCTTCCGTGATCCAATCTGCTATCATGACAACTA CTTGGCCAATGAATGCTAATACAACTGTCTTGACATCAACCGATGTCCTTGCACCAACCGAGTTTGCTTCAGGAGCTGGACATGTCGACCCAATAGCTGCTTTAAATCCTGGACTTGTCTACGAACTGACCAAATCAGACCACATCGCCTTTCTCTGCGGGTTGAACTACACTTCGAAAACCCTTCAACTCATCGCTGGTGAAGCTGTAACTTGCAGTGGAGAGACCTTACCAAGAAACCTAAACTATCCTTCCATGTCAGCTCAAATTTCTAAAACTAATAGCTCCTTCACTGTGACTTTCAAAAGAACCGTCACCAACCTCGGTACCCCCAACTCTACATACAAATCAAAGATCGTCTTAAACCGTGGATCTAAGCTCAGTGCCAAGGTCTCGCCTAGTGTTCTTTCTTTCAAAAGGGTGAACGAGAAACAGTCTTTCACAGTAACTGTTTCAGGCAACAATCTCAACCGAAAACAACCTTCGTCTGCAAACCTAATGTGGTCTGATGGAACACATAACGTGAGAAGTGTCATTGTTGTTTACACTGATGATTATAGGTCACCATAG
- the LOC104761983 gene encoding subtilisin-like protease SBT4.7 isoform X2 codes for MGSLPSQLEYTPTSHHMSILQEVTGESSMEGLLVRSYKRSFNGFAARLTESERQRVAEMEGVVSVFPNKKLQLQTTASWDFMGLKEGTNTKRNLAIESDTIIGMIDTGIWPESESFSDKGFGPPPKKWKGVCSGGKNFTCNNKLIGARDYTSEGVRDRDGHGTHTASTAAGNAVANTSFFGIGNGTARGGVPASRIAAYKVCSETECTSASVLAAFDDAIADGVDLISISIGGRYPNRYENDTISIGAFHAMAKGILTVHAAGNSPTLPTPARIVSVAPWILTVGASNTNREFITKVVLGNGKTLGRSVNAFDLKGKMYPLVFEDYLTKGKILVSRYPFSAEAAVASIFRDDYEYYADVSSTPFSLLPPDEFDSLVSYINCTKSPQGSVLKTESIFNQTAPTIASFSARGPNTIAVDLLKPDVTAPGVEILAAYSPLSQPASEGIDKRRVNYSVLSGTSMACPHVAGVAAYIKTFHPEWSPSVIQSAIMTTTWPMNANTTVLTSTDVLAPTEFASGAGHVDPIAALNPGLVYELTKSDHIAFLCGLNYTSKTLQLIAGEAVTCSGETLPRNLNYPSMSAQISKTNSSFTVTFKRTVTNLGTPNSTYKSKIVLNRGSKLSAKVSPSVLSFKRVNEKQSFTVTVSGNNLNRKQPSSANLMWSDGTHNVRSVIVVYTDDYRSP; via the exons ATGGGCTCACTTCCCTCTCAACTGGAATACACACCAACATCGCATCATATGAGTATTCTTCAAGAAGTCACGGGAGAAAG TTCGATGGAAGGTCTTTTGGTGAGAAGTTACAAGAGGAGTTTCAATGGGTTTGCAGCCCGGCTCACTGAGTCAGAACGACAAAGAGTAGCGG AAATGGAGGGAGTTGTGTCTGTGTTCCCAAACAAGAAGTTACAACTCCAAACGACAGCGTCTTGGGATTTCATGGGGTTGAAGGAAGGTACGAATACAAAGCGAAACTTGGCCATAGAAAGCGATACTATCATCGGCATGATCGACACTGGGATTTGGCCGGAATCCGAGAGCTTTTCCGACAAAGGGTTTGGTCCTCCTCCCAAAAAATGGAAAGGTGTTTGTTCCGGTGGCAAAAACTTCACTTGCAACAA taaGTTGATCGGAGCAAGAGACTACACAAGCGAAGGCGTCAGGGACAGAGATGGCCACGGTACACACACAGCGTCCACAGCGGCTGGAAACGCAGTTGCGAATACAAGCTTCTTTGGAATAGGCAATGGAACGGCAAGAGGTGGTGTTCCAGCTTCTAGAATCGCAGCTTACAAAGTCTGCTccgagacagagtgtacctcggCATCTGTACTGGCAGCCTTTGATGACGCGATCGCAGACGGTGTTGACCTCATCAGCATCTCTATCGGGGGAAGGTATCCCAACCGGTACGAAAACGACACGATTTCGATCGGGGCTTTTCACGCTATGGCTAAAGGGATTCTAACAGTGCACGCAGCAGGTAATTCTCCGACTCTTCCGACTCCGGCCAGAATCGTGAGTGTAGCGCCGTGGATCTTAACAGTTGGAGCTAGCAACACAAACCGTGAGTTTATCACCAAAGTTGTTTTGGGAAACGGCAAGACACTT ggGAGATCAGTGAATGCTTTTGATCTGAAAGGGAAGATGTATCCTCTTGTGTTCGAAGACTATTTAACGAAAGGAAAGATCTTGGTTTCCAGATATCCATTTAGTGCAGAAGCAGCTGTTGCATCCATTTTTAGAGACGACTACGAATACTATGCCGACGTTAGCTCCACGCCCTTCTCTCTTCTACCACCAGACGAATTTGACTCTCTCGTCTCTTACATTAACTGCACAAA GTCTCCGCAAGGATCTGTTCTGAAAACTGAGTCAATCTTTAATCAAACAGCTCCTACAATTGCTTCCTTCTCTGCTCGCGGTCCAAACACCATTGCAGTTGATCTTCTTAAg CCAGATGTAACAGCACCAGGAGTGGAGATCCTCGCTGCCTATTCACCTTTGTCTCAGCCAGCATCCGAAGGGATCGACAAAAGACGTGTCAACTACTCTGTTTTGTCCGGAACTTCTATGGCTTGTCCACACGTTGCAGGCGTGGCTGCTTACATCAAGACTTTTCATCCTGAATGGTCTCCTTCCGTGATCCAATCTGCTATCATGACAACTA CTTGGCCAATGAATGCTAATACAACTGTCTTGACATCAACCGATGTCCTTGCACCAACCGAGTTTGCTTCAGGAGCTGGACATGTCGACCCAATAGCTGCTTTAAATCCTGGACTTGTCTACGAACTGACCAAATCAGACCACATCGCCTTTCTCTGCGGGTTGAACTACACTTCGAAAACCCTTCAACTCATCGCTGGTGAAGCTGTAACTTGCAGTGGAGAGACCTTACCAAGAAACCTAAACTATCCTTCCATGTCAGCTCAAATTTCTAAAACTAATAGCTCCTTCACTGTGACTTTCAAAAGAACCGTCACCAACCTCGGTACCCCCAACTCTACATACAAATCAAAGATCGTCTTAAACCGTGGATCTAAGCTCAGTGCCAAGGTCTCGCCTAGTGTTCTTTCTTTCAAAAGGGTGAACGAGAAACAGTCTTTCACAGTAACTGTTTCAGGCAACAATCTCAACCGAAAACAACCTTCGTCTGCAAACCTAATGTGGTCTGATGGAACACATAACGTGAGAAGTGTCATTGTTGTTTACACTGATGATTATAGGTCACCATAG